TGCTTAAGGAGCAGCAGTTCCCCGATCACTGATATTATCCCTTGAATGTGGTTTGTAAAGTTGTTAATTAAATGCGCTGTGAATACCTGTTTAAACTGATCTGAGTTCTCAAATTTGTCTGCTAGGAGTGATGAGTCCTGAAATACCCACATGGATTTTGTCAGATAACTTCTGGAGTAAAATAATCTTTAAGTAGTTCTAAGGCTAACAAGATTTTTGTAGACTGTGTATCCACTTTTTGGGTGTCTCATGCCTTGTGGGTTGTTCAACAATGTTTTGTGGGTTACTTCCTTGAGATAACGGTAAAACCTTTTGTTCTCCCTCTTGCAGAAATGTTCCGTTTGCCCAGTGTAATGAGACAGGTGCGACCAGTGTGCAGGGCACTGGCCCCCCACCTCACCCGTGCCTATGCTAAGGATGTTAAATTTGGAGCAGATGCCCGTGCCCTTATGCTGCAGGGTGTGGACCTTTTGGCTGATGCTGTTGCTGTCACCATGGGGCCCAAGGTAGCAAAGGACTTTTTGTGTGCATATTGTAACCTTAATAAAAGACTTGAAAAGCAGGACTTTGCATAATCATGTGTTGTTTCTTCCCCGCAGGGCCGCACAGTCATCATCGAACAGAGCTGGGGTAGCCCCAAGGTTACTAAGGATGGTGTGACCGTAGCCAAGAGCATTGACCTCAAGGACAAATACAAGAACATCGGTGCCAAACTGGTTCAGGATGTAGCTAACAACACAAATGAAGAGGCTGGGGATGGTACCACTACCGCTACAGTGCTGGCACGGGCCATTGCAAAGGAGGGCTTTGATACCATTAGCAAGGGTGCCAACCCTGTGGAGATCAGGCGTGGTGTCATGCAGGCTGTAGAGACTGTCATCAGTGAGCTCAAGAAACTCTCCAAGCCTGTCACCACTCCTGAGGAGATTGCGCAGGTTAGTGGTCAATAGTCTGTGAGAGTCAATGTCACACATTAGCAAAATAGTtgattatattaaaatgttcttcAAAACTAAATGGTTCAACTCTGTACACATAATGAAACATACATTGCTTAGTTCAATCATTAATAATATTTACTTAACACCTGGACAGGTAGACTAAACTTCATCAATCCCAATGAAAATAGTACTAAACTACAGCAGCAACAGGACACTGACACTTGgtgtttatttgtttcaaaGTGTGGAGATAAAAAGTACTTGCATTGTAAAAGGTGTTCACCAACATGATTTGTGTATATAATTGTCAAAGAATTCTTGGGAACACAAAATATGTTTATAGGTTCACTACAATTTAGTACCTTACTGAGATGAGTGTGACTTCATTGTAATGAacatgcatttcacctttcCAGGTGGCCACTATTTCTGCAAACGGTGACTTTGAGATTGGTAGCATTATTTCTGATGCCATGAAGAAAGTTGGCCGCAAGGGGGTGATCACCGTAAAGGTGAGTCCTTATTTTTCTAAATCTGTCAATGGTGTGCTATAATTTGTCTATACTCAGCAATATCAACTTCAGTGTTGGCCAGTTAAGTATAGGTTCATTGTAGCTATTTGCAGAGGGTCAGTATCTTCTTGTCCCACTGCCTTTTCTCCAACTGTACCTTTATCTTCTTCTGTTGAACTCcatgtactacagctggaggtgggattcaaacctgtagcctTGCTTCCCagaggcagcaactctaaccactacactactagctgccctAGTAAAGTAGTTAAATTGTATTGAAAACTGTCGATTGGTACATCTTTGTCTTATACTTACTCTGCCTTCCAGGATGGCAAAACCCTGCATGATGAGCTGGAAATCATTGAGGGCCTGAAGTTTGACCGTGGGTACATCTCCCCTTACTTCATCAACACAGCCAAAGGTGAGGCTCCTTCCTTAACTCTTTTCAATTGGCCTCAGCCACCCTTGCCTGTCAGGCCTCTTTACCAATAGCTGTGTTTTATACTGATTGCAAATCTGTGTGCGCGCCCAGGtcagaaatgtgaattccaggATGCCTATCTGCTTTTAAGTGAGAAAAAGATCTCCAGTGTACAGAGCATTGTCCCTGCCCTTGAGATTGCCAACCAGCACCGGAAACCCCTAGTCATTgtggcagaggatgtggatggAGAAGCCCTCAGCACCCTGGTGCTCAACAGGTTTGTTTCATTAGCCTTCTTGCATGTACTATATCACCTAAATATTTGTAGATTGTACTGTACATGCTAAATGAAATTGTCATTGAAGGGTCTGTTAACAAACTAAATGAAGTGATTAACAGGGGATCAGTGTCAAAGATGAGTCTGGGCAGCATGTGTATTAACTATCATACTGTATCTGCAGGCTGAAGGTTGGGCTACAGGTTGTCGCAGTAAAGGCCCCTGGTTTTGGAGACAACAGAAAGAACCAACTACAGGACATGGCTGTTGCTACTGGGGGCACTGTGAGTTCAGTTTTTGCATTTGATGTTAATGCATTGTTATGGAAACTCtaggaaaacacacatttgctcACTTTATTTGTAATATCAGTAGCACTTTGTATTAGGTGCTTCATTATACTCAAGACCCTCCTCTCTCTATAGGTATTTGGTGATGAAGCACTGGGCCTTGCAGTGGAGGATATCCAGGCACATCACTTTGGAAGGGTGGGTGAGGTGCTGGTGACCAAGGATGACACCATGCTGCTGAAAGGCAGTGGGGACCCAGCTGCCATTGAGAAGCGGGTGGCGGAGATCAGTGAGCAGCTTGAGAGCACCACCAGTGACTATGAGAAGGAGAAGTTGAATGAGCGGCTGGCCAAGCTGTCTGATGGTGTAGCTGTTATAAAGGTCGGTGTATCATATGCTGGGTTTGGGAAGTACAGATAGAAAAGATGTTCCGCATAAtagtgtttttctgttgctgacagagaataaactgaaagaaatttGTGTGGCATTGGCTTTTGTGCCTTATTTTGCTTTGCTGTAGTAATATATCTCTAGTAACTTTCGTGTTTCAAGTTTTAATCAGTGTTGCATGCTGCAGTTACTGGGATAATAGTGGAAGACTTCTGGCATCAGCcaagattccccccccccccctttccaaaATGGATAGGTGCagtttgtattttcattcatgttgTATGAAGGTGTAATTCATCATAAAAAAGTTTGACAGTTTCAGTAATGGCTTGTCATTGTGCATCAGGTGGGAGGCACAAGTGATGTGGAAGTGAATGAGAAAAAGGACCGCGTAACAGATGCTCTGAATGCAACACGAGCGGCAGTCGAAGAGGGTATTGTACCTGGCGGAGGCTGTGCTCTGCTGCGCTGTATCCCTGCACTTGACAACATCAAACCCCTCAATTCTGACCAGAAGATTGGTGAGTTCCTTGCCATTCTCCTGCAAGCTgaacatttttgctgttttattagaAGGATGTTATTTCTTTTAGCTTTGTAAATCACAGAAatgccttttctgtttttttaatcctgAAATCCTATGTCTACAGGGATTGACATCATTCGCCGTGCTTTGCGCATCCCAGCAATGACCATTGCCAAAAACGCAGGGGTTGAGGGCTCTTTGGTGGTAGAGAAGATCCTGCAGAGTGGGTCAGAAATTGGCTATGATGCACTGCAGGGCGAGTATGTCAACATGGTGGAGAAGGGCATCATTGACCCCACTAAGGTATGTACAGTAGAACAATAAGTGGATAAAGTGCTTGCAGCGATGTTTCAAATGCTAAAACAGCACTGGATGCCCTGTTTACTTCTTACTGAAAAGGAGAGCAAAGCACTATGTAATTTTCATTATGCATTCTTGAATTCTATTGTGCTGCATGGACTTCCTGTATCACTTACTGACTTTGGCTCTCTATAGGTTGTCAGGACAGCTTTGCTGGATGCAGCAGGTGTGGCATCCCTTCTCTCTACTGCAGAAGCTGTTGTTACGGAGATTCccaaggaggaaaaagaagccGCCATGCCTGGTGGCATGGGGGGCATGGGTGGCATGGGTGGGGGCATGTTCTAAAGCCCCTCTGAGTGCAAAACCAGACTTAATGTTGGTGGAAGGGGCAGCTAGACACATTGTTCCAGTCTTCTCCACCTCCAAAACTCACTGGCAATGAGTTTCACCTAACAGACATGCCCACCAGCTCTGACCCTCTGCTGTCCTGTATTGGAAGTTCCCTACTTTCTCATCCAACTTGGAACATACTCCATActgtcaaacacacaccttcAAGGCTTTGTCAAGAGTCTGTTTGCAGTGTAACAAAGGAGCTGTCAGTTTTATTGTATACAGGGAAGGGTAGTTACTTATTTTCTTGGTCAGTGGTTCAGTTGTGCcccttattttaaattacactaCTTGAGTTGCCTTTTTCtgtgaagtgtgttttttctacctgaaaaaatttaacacacaaacaaattacTTACTTGCCAGCCCTCAGTTTGAGTCCAAGGAGTGGTTTTTCTTAAACCTGTGCTTAGTTTTCATGTCTTGTGGATACTCATTCCATAATATAAGGTTGTTGGTAAGACTTAATGAAGAAGGCATCCCTTAATGATCATTTATCAGTGTAGTTTATAGACATTTTTGAAAGATGGCAACATAGAGGCATATAGTCCAGACAGCAGTGAAGGGGGATATGGTCAAGTAGTTATGTGATGGTTCTTTAACTTCTCTGTGCCCACTGTGGAAATAACTATCTCGAAAGTGGTTTTTATCAAGTCTTAAACAGCCACTTCTCTTACCTGGAAGGTGCCCCAATGTTTAATCCATAACTACAGAGAAGCTAGGAGGAATAAGTGGATATTTTTATATTGGGCAGTAGCCAAGAGGCAATATTCAGAAAACATTACTTTGATTACACAACTGTGGTGTGACTTCCTTCAcatgttaaaacattttcattgacCTTACTGTAACCCTTaggttgtttgtgttttgtgttgggggggggaattgaTGGGTCTGAGTGGTGGGGGTGTGAATTAGACATCCCCATTTCACAGCAGTTCATCACTTATCTTGCGCGTTACACATATGGCATCAATactgcagctgtgtgttatATGAACCTGAGTGCATCTGTCCAGCTGTGGAATGGGGATTTAAAGGTGTTActctgaaatacagtatgtaacagACAttcttttcttaatttcttttttcctttgaagAAGCAGCAGTGATAATTCAACTTTGTTTTTTACAATgtagtgtaattttttatttaataaaagctgaatGTACATCAGATGTAAGTCTGGATTTTTCAAACCAGTatgatcatttttattgaaGATGTGTAAACATTTCTTTGATCTTATGTGTCACTGtgatcaaaaaagaaaagacagattGGTAAACTGTGcagaaataaaagaacaaattaaaaacattaactttgACAAGTAAACTTCATTaaacagtgcttttttttattactattattttatcTTTGGCTTCTGGGGAAATGACCCCTGACCCCCAACCCCTCTGGATTGGAATCCCCTTCAGTCTAGAAGCTGGATATCAGCCTAGAAGAACTAATTGTGTTTTGGTGCTGGATGCTTCAACCTTAACTCATGTACAAATCCttcaaaatggattttaaaatggACTAGTTAATATGACTAGTAATAATCATTATCAGACTTTGTCCCACATTCTTGAAGAGGCTGTGGTCAGACCCTTACTCAACAAGCCAAAGAAGACTTGAGCACATTTACAGAGCTCTTCCAAACCTGTTTCAAAATTCCTGATAAAGTAGTAGTTACCACGAGAAATATTTTTAGGCacaattttggaaaatgtttaacTCGCCTTGTCACCATCTATAATGTTAAGAGATATAATGGGCGAATCAAAAATATTGTCTTTTACAAGTACAGTGacaagaaaaagtatgtg
This genomic window from Scleropages formosus chromosome 1, fSclFor1.1, whole genome shotgun sequence contains:
- the hspd1 gene encoding 60 kDa heat shock protein, mitochondrial, which translates into the protein MFRLPSVMRQVRPVCRALAPHLTRAYAKDVKFGADARALMLQGVDLLADAVAVTMGPKGRTVIIEQSWGSPKVTKDGVTVAKSIDLKDKYKNIGAKLVQDVANNTNEEAGDGTTTATVLARAIAKEGFDTISKGANPVEIRRGVMQAVETVISELKKLSKPVTTPEEIAQVATISANGDFEIGSIISDAMKKVGRKGVITVKDGKTLHDELEIIEGLKFDRGYISPYFINTAKGQKCEFQDAYLLLSEKKISSVQSIVPALEIANQHRKPLVIVAEDVDGEALSTLVLNRLKVGLQVVAVKAPGFGDNRKNQLQDMAVATGGTVFGDEALGLAVEDIQAHHFGRVGEVLVTKDDTMLLKGSGDPAAIEKRVAEISEQLESTTSDYEKEKLNERLAKLSDGVAVIKVGGTSDVEVNEKKDRVTDALNATRAAVEEGIVPGGGCALLRCIPALDNIKPLNSDQKIGIDIIRRALRIPAMTIAKNAGVEGSLVVEKILQSGSEIGYDALQGEYVNMVEKGIIDPTKVVRTALLDAAGVASLLSTAEAVVTEIPKEEKEAAMPGGMGGMGGMGGGMF